Part of the Mya arenaria isolate MELC-2E11 chromosome 8, ASM2691426v1 genome, CATACACTTGAATTTTTTGCAATCTGCAAGAGAATGCGGAGCACCATTATGCATTAAACACTTATCACGCGACACACTAGATTCACTATCATCCTGAATTCCTGTTTTAGCGGCTGCTACGCGACCATTGGTTGTTGCTCTCTGATACAGGATATCACGAGTCCTATGTTGACTTGGTTCCTTCGTCTTCTGGGTTTCGTAGATGAAACTCGGGTCATTGTATATAACACTGAACTTTTTCACAAAGCTCACGAAAAAGTGAAATGGCGGGAATGGTACAGAATGGTTTTCTTTATATGTTGATGCGTGAGTGATCCATTTTTGCTGTAAGCTGTGAGGAAGTTTGTTCACCACAGGGTTGACTCCAATTGAAGAATCAAAGTAAGACAGGGTCTTGTCGTACTTTGGGTTTGACATAAGTCCTTCGATCTCTTGTAAGAGGTCTGATTAGTCATACAACTTGGCTCtttctttatttgttaaacTTGGAAAAGAGTGCAGTCTATTTGTCAGGGAATTAAGCAAACTTTCAGGAGCTCCGAATCTTTCGTCTAATCGTAGCCAGATTTGACTTAATGCCTCATCTGAATCGTGCAGGTACGCTGTTCTAAGGCTTATTGCATGTTTCTTGGAAACAGAACctaagtattttattaacaaatcaaCCTCCTCCCTGCTATTAACAGCCATCTCATTGCTGACTGACTGAAAACTTGCTTTCCAGGCTTGGTAGTTCTCACAGGAGTCGTTGAAAGTGGTCAACCTCGACAAGATCAGATCCTTCCTTAAGAGAAACTGTGCTGTGGCGTTAGATTCAGTGTTCGGTGTTTCTTTCTTGGACGTATGGAGAATGTTATCACCCATTTGACTGTTGAGATAGTTACGAACTTTAGAAGTAGGATCTTCTTCATTGATTTGAAAATCCGTAACTGAACCCTGCTGAGAACCAAACATCAGATTGGTTAGTTCACTTGCCTCTGTGGCGAGTGCCGCTGCTTCTCGTTTCAGTTTTAA contains:
- the LOC128243157 gene encoding uncharacterized protein LOC128243157, with product METRSVRRQTPKAMELYEQRSKELFGKYNRSVRALEEYISGNSGLSINSTISVLNKCKEQCKGLHQGVQTAYAVYMKYLEGMKIEESEREITRLDNSFVDVEQRVHEYLGTIKKIKSEKIDTMSQCPSDSSTHSLVAQKTAQAKAAKVHVEFAEKEIELKKKQANIDADLELLKLKREAAALATEASELTNLMFGSQQGSVTDFQINEEDPTSKVRNYLNSQMGDNILHTSKKETPNTESNATAQFLLRKDLILSRLTTFNDSCENYQAWKASFQSVSNEMAVNSREEVDLLIKYLGSVSKKHAISLRTAYLHDSDEALSQIWLRLDERFGAPESLLNSLTNRLHSFPSLTNKERAKLYD